One window from the genome of Candidatus Methylomirabilota bacterium encodes:
- a CDS encoding Cof-type HAD-IIB family hydrolase, giving the protein MGDRRKISLVLADVDGTLVDRDKVLTERARAAVRALRKAGIRFAITSGRPPLGMAMLFDPLEIDTPIAGFNGGLFVDRHLTILARHTVPEDVAHEAIDLIRSHGLDPWLYRGNDWLITRAAAPHVAREAWTVKFEPTVVADLDGALSEVAKIVGVSDDHDRVQRCEADAQAAFGSRATASRSQPYYLDITSKQANKGAVLAYLSQTLRVPAGEIATIGDQPNDVAMFEPSGFSIAMGNASDAVKRQASAVTDSYDDEGFAKAMERFVLGSTG; this is encoded by the coding sequence AAGGTGCTCACCGAGCGGGCCCGCGCGGCGGTACGGGCGCTGCGCAAGGCCGGCATCCGCTTCGCCATCACCAGCGGCCGGCCGCCGCTCGGCATGGCCATGCTGTTCGACCCGCTCGAGATCGACACCCCGATCGCCGGCTTCAACGGCGGGCTGTTCGTCGATCGCCACCTGACGATCCTGGCCCGGCACACCGTGCCGGAGGACGTGGCCCACGAGGCGATCGATCTCATCCGCTCTCACGGCCTCGACCCGTGGCTCTACCGCGGCAACGACTGGCTGATCACCAGGGCGGCGGCGCCGCACGTCGCGCGCGAGGCGTGGACCGTGAAGTTCGAGCCGACGGTGGTCGCGGATCTCGACGGCGCGCTGAGCGAGGTCGCCAAGATCGTCGGGGTCAGCGACGACCACGACCGCGTGCAGCGCTGCGAGGCCGACGCCCAGGCCGCGTTCGGGTCGCGGGCAACCGCCAGCCGGTCGCAGCCGTACTATCTCGACATCACCAGCAAGCAGGCGAACAAGGGCGCGGTGCTCGCGTATCTCTCGCAGACCCTGCGCGTGCCGGCCGGCGAGATCGCCACCATCGGCGATCAGCCGAACGACGTGGCGATGTTCGAGCCGTCCGGCTTCAGCATCGCCATGGGCAATGCCTCCGACGCGGTGAAGCGGCAGGCCTCCGCGGTCACCGATTCTTACGACGACGAGGGCTTCGCCAAGGCCATGGAGCGCTTCGTCCTCGGCTCGACCGGATAG